Proteins co-encoded in one Listeria ivanovii subsp. ivanovii genomic window:
- the folD gene encoding bifunctional methylenetetrahydrofolate dehydrogenase/methenyltetrahydrofolate cyclohydrolase FolD, with protein sequence MGQIIDGKKLAKEIQENVTTEVAELVKTGKKPGLAVVLVGDNQASRTYVRNKQKRTEEAGMKSVLIELPETVSEEKLLEVVEELNTDDTIHGILVQLPLPKHISEEKVIDTISYDKDVDGFHPVNVGNLFIGKDSFVPCTPAGIIELIKSTGTPIEGKRAVVIGRSNIVGKPVAQLLLNENATVTIAHSRTKDLPEVAKEADILVVATGLAKFVKKNYIKSGAVVIDVGMDRDENNKLCGDVDFDDVVDVAGFITPVPGGVGPMTITMLLANTLKAAKRIWKMN encoded by the coding sequence ATGGGACAAATTATTGATGGTAAAAAATTAGCAAAAGAAATTCAAGAAAATGTAACAACTGAGGTAGCTGAACTCGTAAAAACTGGTAAAAAACCGGGACTTGCAGTAGTACTTGTAGGCGATAATCAAGCATCTCGTACATATGTAAGAAATAAACAAAAACGGACAGAAGAAGCGGGAATGAAATCCGTTTTGATTGAGCTTCCTGAAACGGTGTCCGAAGAAAAGTTACTCGAAGTAGTAGAAGAGCTAAATACAGATGATACTATCCACGGTATTTTAGTACAATTACCATTGCCAAAACATATCTCCGAAGAAAAAGTTATTGATACTATCAGTTATGACAAAGATGTTGATGGTTTTCATCCTGTGAATGTGGGAAATTTATTCATCGGAAAAGATTCGTTTGTTCCTTGTACACCAGCAGGAATTATCGAATTAATTAAATCAACCGGAACTCCAATAGAAGGAAAACGGGCAGTTGTTATCGGCAGAAGTAATATCGTTGGTAAACCAGTAGCACAATTATTACTAAATGAAAATGCGACGGTAACAATAGCGCACAGTCGGACGAAAGACTTGCCAGAAGTTGCTAAAGAAGCAGATATACTTGTAGTTGCAACAGGTCTTGCCAAATTTGTAAAGAAAAATTATATTAAATCAGGTGCGGTTGTCATTGATGTTGGTATGGACCGCGATGAAAATAATAAATTATGTGGTGATGTTGATTTTGATGATGTAGTAGATGTAGCTGGTTTCATTACACCAGTTCCAGGCGGGGTTGGCCCAATGACTATCACGATGTTACTCGCTAATACATTAAAAGCAGCAAAACGAATTTGGAAGATGAATTGA
- the xseA gene encoding exodeoxyribonuclease VII large subunit encodes MEQDKYLTVAAITKYIEKKFEVDPYMKQVFVRGEISNLKQPASGHLYFTVKDEFAMLRSVMFQKAVQKIGFVPEDGMNVLITGRIGVFTKAGRYQFYAEHMEPDGIGALYIQLEQLKSQLEKEGLFAESHKKVLPSFPSKVAVVTSKTGAAVRDILTTIHRRMPSVEVIVYPTIVQGDKAAQKIVENIGRINQRNDIDVMIIGRGGGSLEELWAFNEEPVVRAVYDSDVPVISAVGHETDFALSDFSADVRAATPTAAAELAVPDYRDLEERLAERKYRLLAVTRQLLERKERKLEQLKQHLILNGPKHQLEQQMERTDYFSERLKSAFAKQVLLKQTTFNRLNDRLNYYHPEKEIALQKEQLILRRTALDKAIKQQLKDKKQSFVRQVEALEYLSPLALLKRGFGVTYKEKKLVKSVEQLEVGDNIQVKMQGGQIDALITAKEEEASGN; translated from the coding sequence ATGGAACAAGATAAATATTTGACGGTAGCAGCTATAACCAAATACATCGAAAAAAAATTCGAAGTAGATCCGTATATGAAACAAGTTTTTGTACGCGGAGAAATTTCTAATTTAAAACAACCTGCAAGCGGCCATCTATATTTCACCGTAAAAGATGAGTTTGCGATGCTTCGTTCTGTTATGTTTCAAAAAGCAGTTCAAAAAATTGGTTTTGTACCCGAAGATGGAATGAATGTTCTCATCACTGGTCGAATCGGTGTTTTTACAAAAGCTGGGCGTTACCAGTTTTATGCAGAACATATGGAACCTGATGGCATCGGAGCACTTTATATTCAATTAGAACAATTAAAATCACAATTGGAAAAGGAAGGACTTTTTGCGGAATCGCATAAAAAAGTGCTTCCTTCTTTCCCTTCCAAAGTAGCAGTTGTTACATCGAAAACTGGCGCAGCGGTGCGGGATATATTGACGACCATTCATCGTAGAATGCCTTCTGTAGAAGTGATTGTTTATCCAACGATTGTTCAAGGTGACAAAGCAGCTCAAAAAATTGTCGAGAATATCGGACGTATTAACCAACGAAATGATATTGATGTGATGATTATTGGACGTGGCGGTGGATCATTAGAAGAACTTTGGGCATTTAATGAGGAGCCAGTTGTACGAGCAGTTTATGATTCAGATGTTCCCGTCATTTCTGCAGTTGGTCATGAAACAGACTTTGCATTAAGCGATTTCTCGGCCGATGTTCGAGCTGCAACACCAACTGCAGCGGCGGAATTAGCTGTTCCAGATTATCGCGATTTAGAAGAACGGCTAGCAGAACGAAAATATCGTTTGCTTGCTGTAACCAGGCAATTACTCGAACGAAAAGAACGCAAACTGGAACAATTGAAGCAGCATTTAATTCTTAATGGTCCAAAACATCAGCTAGAGCAACAAATGGAGCGAACGGATTATTTTTCCGAACGATTAAAAAGTGCTTTTGCTAAACAAGTGCTACTAAAACAAACGACTTTTAACCGGCTGAATGATCGACTAAACTATTATCATCCCGAAAAAGAAATTGCTTTGCAAAAAGAACAATTAATATTACGTAGAACAGCACTTGATAAAGCAATAAAGCAACAGCTAAAAGATAAGAAGCAGTCTTTTGTTAGACAAGTAGAAGCATTAGAATATCTAAGTCCGCTTGCTTTATTGAAGCGAGGGTTTGGAGTAACCTATAAAGAAAAAAAGCTAGTTAAATCTGTAGAGCAGTTAGAAGTTGGCGATAATATTCAAGTGAAAATGCAAGGTGGACAAATTGATGCCTTAATTACAGCGAAGGAGGAAGAGGCTAGTGGCAACTAA
- a CDS encoding DUF1385 domain-containing protein: MSKQNVPSYGGQAVVEGVMFGGKKQTVTAVRRIDGSLEYFYLQKNSPVWVMRLKKIPFLRGIVALIESSAIGSKHLAFATDRYDEDPNNPEEEKKIEKKESKVAMWLGVAVIGILSFVFAKFVMTLIPVFLAELFRPIVPGDTAQVFLESFFKLILLLTYIFAVSQTPIIKRVFQYHGSEHKVINCYEQNLPLTVENVQKQSRLHYRCGSSFILFTVIVGMFIYLLVPTDPLWLRVVDRILLIPVVLGVAFEVLQLTNKCRNIPVLKYLGVPGLWLQLLTTKEPANDQVEVAIASFNELLRIEKEGAPANNDESDNLELLE, from the coding sequence TTGAGCAAACAAAACGTACCATCATATGGAGGACAAGCGGTTGTTGAAGGTGTCATGTTTGGTGGTAAAAAACAAACTGTAACAGCCGTCAGACGTATAGATGGTTCATTAGAGTATTTTTATTTACAAAAGAATAGCCCTGTTTGGGTGATGCGACTTAAAAAAATTCCTTTTTTACGCGGAATCGTTGCTTTAATTGAATCTAGCGCGATTGGTTCCAAGCATTTAGCATTTGCAACGGACCGTTACGATGAAGATCCAAATAATCCAGAAGAAGAGAAAAAAATTGAAAAAAAAGAATCGAAAGTAGCCATGTGGTTAGGGGTTGCGGTGATTGGTATTTTATCATTTGTATTCGCCAAATTCGTTATGACACTTATCCCTGTATTTTTAGCAGAATTATTTCGCCCGATAGTTCCAGGAGACACTGCACAAGTCTTTTTAGAAAGCTTTTTTAAATTGATTCTCTTGTTGACTTACATTTTTGCTGTTTCCCAGACGCCGATAATCAAACGTGTTTTTCAATATCACGGTTCTGAGCATAAAGTGATTAATTGTTATGAACAAAATTTACCGTTAACTGTCGAAAACGTTCAAAAACAGTCTCGGTTACACTATCGTTGCGGTAGTAGTTTTATTTTATTTACGGTCATTGTAGGTATGTTTATTTATTTGCTCGTCCCTACTGACCCGCTTTGGCTTCGTGTGGTTGACCGGATTTTGCTTATTCCAGTTGTGCTCGGTGTTGCTTTTGAAGTTTTACAACTAACAAATAAATGTCGAAATATTCCTGTGCTTAAATATTTAGGCGTTCCTGGTTTATGGCTGCAACTACTTACAACTAAAGAACCTGCTAATGATCAAGTAGAAGTGGCGATTGCTTCTTTCAATGAGTTGTTACGTATTGAAAAAGAAGGAGCTCCTGCGAACAATGATGAATCTGATAATCTGGAACTTTTAGAATAG
- the accB gene encoding acetyl-CoA carboxylase biotin carboxyl carrier protein, translating into MLSIDEIKQLIELIDESTLDEFELETKDSKILLKKNKVIATTAISEAPVAIPTVQAPAVEQTQMPQVETNAADTNLELITSPMVGTFYASASPGDADFVSVGSKVSAQSVVCIVEAMKLFNEITADIDGEIAEILVSSGELVEFGQPLFKVRKK; encoded by the coding sequence ATGTTATCAATAGATGAAATTAAACAGCTAATAGAGCTGATTGACGAGTCAACCCTCGATGAATTTGAATTAGAAACAAAGGATAGTAAGATTTTACTTAAAAAGAACAAAGTGATAGCAACTACAGCAATTAGCGAAGCACCAGTAGCTATTCCAACAGTTCAAGCACCAGCAGTAGAGCAAACACAGATGCCACAAGTAGAGACAAACGCAGCAGATACGAACTTAGAATTAATCACTTCCCCAATGGTTGGGACTTTTTATGCATCAGCGTCACCTGGAGATGCCGATTTTGTTAGTGTTGGTTCCAAGGTTTCTGCACAATCAGTTGTATGTATTGTAGAAGCAATGAAATTATTCAACGAAATCACTGCGGATATCGACGGTGAAATTGCAGAAATCTTAGTATCTAGTGGTGAGTTAGTCGAATTTGGACAACCACTTTTCAAAGTTAGAAAAAAATAA
- a CDS encoding Asp23/Gls24 family envelope stress response protein yields the protein MAYTKDLRKQNDAPLGKIEIAPEVIGVIAGLAASEIENVAYMQGGFATEMREKFSGAVNYRKGVKVELTEEGILIELYCSVLFGATIPLVAQNIQDAVRDTIYNMTGLNVLEINVHIVGVQFEKTETLSFDDF from the coding sequence ATGGCTTACACAAAAGATTTACGTAAACAAAATGATGCACCGCTTGGTAAAATCGAGATTGCACCTGAAGTAATTGGCGTAATTGCTGGACTTGCTGCAAGTGAAATCGAAAATGTAGCCTATATGCAAGGTGGCTTTGCGACAGAAATGCGTGAAAAATTCAGTGGAGCAGTTAACTATCGTAAAGGTGTAAAAGTCGAATTAACTGAAGAAGGTATTCTAATCGAGCTTTATTGTTCTGTCTTATTTGGCGCAACTATTCCACTTGTTGCTCAAAATATTCAAGATGCAGTTAGAGATACGATTTATAATATGACTGGACTAAACGTACTTGAAATTAATGTGCATATCGTTGGAGTCCAATTTGAAAAAACAGAAACACTTTCCTTCGATGATTTTTAA
- a CDS encoding exodeoxyribonuclease VII small subunit, which translates to MATKKKSFEEAIAELETIVEALENGTASLEDSLDMYQKGIELTKLCQDKLQTAEKRMAKVVTDAGEEIPFEADGE; encoded by the coding sequence GTGGCAACTAAAAAAAAGAGTTTTGAAGAAGCAATTGCAGAATTAGAAACGATTGTTGAAGCATTAGAGAATGGTACTGCATCTTTAGAAGATTCCCTTGATATGTATCAAAAAGGAATTGAACTAACTAAGTTGTGTCAAGATAAATTACAAACGGCCGAAAAACGAATGGCAAAAGTAGTCACAGATGCAGGAGAAGAAATTCCTTTTGAAGCGGATGGTGAATAA
- the nusB gene encoding transcription antitermination factor NusB, whose amino-acid sequence MKRREAREKALQALFQIELNEMSLDQAIKNIMEDEQDDYMEKLVEGVMANKAEIDAIIEPNLDNWRMDRLSKVDLSLLRLSVYEINYLSDVPNRVSLNESIEIAKIYSDEKSSKFINGVLANIAPEDK is encoded by the coding sequence ATGAAAAGAAGAGAAGCGCGCGAGAAAGCACTTCAAGCATTATTCCAAATTGAACTAAATGAAATGTCACTTGATCAAGCAATTAAAAATATCATGGAAGACGAGCAAGATGATTACATGGAGAAATTAGTCGAAGGTGTTATGGCGAATAAAGCGGAGATTGATGCTATTATTGAGCCTAATTTAGACAATTGGCGCATGGATCGTTTGAGTAAAGTAGATTTATCTTTGCTTCGGCTTAGTGTATATGAAATAAATTACTTGAGTGATGTGCCAAATCGAGTTAGTCTAAACGAATCCATCGAAATTGCAAAAATTTACAGCGATGAAAAATCAAGTAAATTTATTAATGGCGTATTAGCTAATATTGCACCTGAAGATAAATAA
- a CDS encoding M24 family metallopeptidase: MSKLTKIQETLGKEKIEAVLVTSEFNRRYVSGFTGTSGVALILPEKAYFVTDFRYTEQAAKQAEGYEIVKHEGPIFDTVEELLSQNATKTLHFEADYVTVSEFKQMERVFSRELIPFTGFFEEMRKVKTASELRAIRTACDIADAAFAHIIKFIKPGMAEIEVSNELEFFMRRAGATSSSFDTIVASGLRSALPHGVASNKKIEVGDFVTMDYGCYYDGYCSDMTRTIAVGKPAEKLKEIYQITLDAQLKVIDSLKPGITGIEADAIARDYIASFGYGDAFGHSLGHGIGLEIHEGPNLSFKSPQKLEVGHVVTDEPGIYLPGIGGVRIEDDLLITETGNEILIHSPKELIIL, encoded by the coding sequence ATGTCTAAATTAACTAAAATTCAAGAAACACTTGGAAAAGAAAAGATTGAAGCCGTTCTTGTCACAAGTGAATTTAATAGAAGGTATGTATCTGGTTTTACAGGAACTAGTGGTGTAGCGCTAATTTTACCAGAAAAAGCATATTTTGTGACTGACTTCCGATATACAGAACAAGCCGCAAAACAAGCAGAAGGATATGAAATTGTAAAGCATGAAGGACCGATTTTTGATACAGTAGAGGAATTGTTATCCCAAAATGCGACTAAAACATTACATTTTGAAGCAGATTATGTGACTGTTTCTGAATTTAAACAAATGGAACGTGTATTTAGTCGTGAATTAATCCCATTTACTGGCTTTTTTGAAGAAATGCGTAAAGTGAAAACCGCAAGCGAATTAAGAGCGATTCGTACAGCTTGTGATATTGCCGATGCAGCCTTTGCTCATATTATTAAATTCATTAAACCAGGTATGGCAGAAATAGAAGTATCTAATGAGTTAGAATTCTTTATGAGACGTGCTGGAGCAACATCCTCTTCTTTCGATACGATTGTCGCTTCAGGTCTTCGTTCTGCACTTCCACATGGCGTTGCTTCCAATAAAAAAATCGAAGTTGGCGATTTTGTTACTATGGACTACGGTTGTTATTATGATGGTTATTGTTCTGATATGACAAGAACAATTGCAGTTGGGAAACCGGCAGAAAAACTAAAAGAAATTTATCAAATTACATTGGATGCACAATTAAAAGTAATTGATAGCTTAAAACCGGGGATTACCGGAATTGAAGCAGATGCGATTGCTCGTGATTATATCGCTTCATTTGGTTATGGTGATGCATTTGGTCATTCGCTCGGCCATGGTATCGGTCTCGAAATTCATGAAGGGCCTAATTTATCATTTAAAAGCCCTCAAAAGCTAGAAGTAGGGCATGTGGTTACAGATGAGCCAGGAATTTATTTACCAGGAATCGGCGGCGTGAGAATTGAAGATGATTTATTGATTACTGAAACAGGTAATGAAATTTTAATCCATTCACCAAAAGAATTAATTATTTTATAA
- the accC gene encoding acetyl-CoA carboxylase biotin carboxylase subunit — protein MIKKVLVANRGEIAVRIIRAAKELGVETVAIYSEADREALHIQLADEAYCVGPAATKDSYLNMSNIISVAVLTNCDAIHPGYGFLAENADFAELCEDCNITFIGPSAAAISQMGTKDVARETMRKAGVPIVPGSQGIVADVEDGKKIAKKIGYPVIIKATAGGGGKGIRVAENEEKLISGIQTTQQEAEAAFGDPGVYLEKYIQDFRHVEIQVLADNHGNVIHLGERDCSIQRRLQKLIEESPSPAIDEKTRQKMGKAAVKAAKAVNYSGAGTIEFIFDHHENNFYFMEMNTRIQVEHPVTELVTGIDLVKQQFLVASGEELKIKQSDVKLTGWAMECRINAENPEKNFMPAPGEIKFYLPPGGLGVRIDSAAYPNYKIPPYYDSMIAKVICYAETREEVVQKMKRALSEFAIDGIPSTIPFHLHVLDNDVFLSGDFNTKFLEQNDVMNLSKEG, from the coding sequence ATGATTAAAAAAGTACTGGTAGCGAACCGTGGAGAAATCGCTGTCCGTATCATTCGCGCTGCAAAAGAGCTTGGAGTGGAGACAGTTGCGATATATTCGGAAGCAGATAGAGAAGCACTACATATTCAGCTAGCGGATGAAGCTTATTGTGTAGGTCCCGCGGCAACAAAAGATAGTTATTTAAATATGTCAAACATTATTAGTGTAGCTGTTTTAACAAACTGTGATGCCATTCATCCGGGTTATGGCTTTTTAGCTGAAAATGCGGATTTTGCAGAGCTTTGTGAAGACTGCAATATTACCTTTATCGGACCAAGTGCTGCTGCTATATCTCAAATGGGGACGAAAGACGTGGCCCGTGAAACAATGCGTAAAGCTGGTGTTCCAATTGTCCCTGGTTCACAAGGGATTGTAGCCGACGTCGAGGATGGTAAAAAAATCGCCAAAAAAATCGGTTATCCGGTCATCATTAAAGCAACAGCCGGTGGTGGGGGTAAAGGTATCCGAGTAGCTGAAAATGAAGAAAAATTGATTTCTGGTATTCAAACTACCCAACAAGAAGCGGAAGCCGCATTTGGTGATCCCGGTGTCTATTTAGAAAAATATATTCAAGATTTTCGTCACGTCGAAATTCAAGTACTTGCTGATAACCATGGCAATGTAATTCATTTAGGAGAACGTGATTGTAGTATTCAACGTCGGTTGCAAAAGCTAATCGAGGAATCCCCGTCACCTGCTATTGATGAAAAAACTCGCCAAAAAATGGGTAAAGCTGCTGTGAAAGCTGCAAAAGCCGTGAATTATTCAGGCGCTGGTACGATTGAATTTATCTTTGATCACCATGAAAATAATTTCTACTTTATGGAAATGAATACGCGTATCCAAGTAGAACATCCTGTCACAGAACTTGTAACAGGAATTGATTTAGTTAAACAACAATTTTTAGTAGCTTCAGGAGAAGAACTGAAAATTAAACAATCGGATGTAAAATTAACTGGTTGGGCAATGGAATGTCGGATTAATGCCGAAAACCCGGAGAAAAACTTTATGCCCGCGCCAGGAGAAATCAAATTTTATCTTCCACCAGGTGGCTTAGGAGTTCGAATTGATTCGGCAGCTTATCCTAATTATAAAATCCCACCATATTATGATTCGATGATTGCAAAAGTAATTTGTTATGCAGAAACTCGCGAAGAAGTTGTTCAAAAAATGAAGCGAGCATTGTCCGAGTTTGCGATTGATGGCATTCCTTCGACAATCCCATTCCATTTACATGTATTAGACAATGATGTATTTTTGTCAGGAGACTTCAATACGAAATTCTTGGAGCAAAATGATGTAATGAATCTTTCTAAGGAGGGCTAA
- a CDS encoding polyprenyl synthetase family protein, protein MQDLSLFLEHYKKVMDESLFTEINKRNIEPKLKESMLYSVQAGGKRIRPMLVFATLQALNTDPMLGVKTATALEMIHTYSLIHDDLPAMDNDDYRRGKWTNHKVYGDATAILAGDALLTLAFSVLAEDANLTFETRIALISELSFSSGAEGMVGGQQADMEAENNQVTLEELASIHARKTGELLIFAVTSAAKIAEATPEQTKRLRIFAENIGVGFQISDDILDVIGDEMKMGKKTGGDAFLNKSTYPGLLTLDGAKRALNEHVSIAKLALSGHGFDDIILLKLADLIAFREN, encoded by the coding sequence TTGCAAGATTTGAGCCTTTTTTTAGAACATTATAAAAAAGTGATGGATGAGTCGCTTTTTACTGAGATAAATAAGCGAAATATCGAACCAAAATTAAAAGAATCTATGCTATATTCTGTACAAGCTGGTGGAAAGCGCATTCGACCAATGCTTGTTTTTGCGACGTTGCAAGCTTTAAATACAGATCCGATGCTTGGCGTGAAAACCGCTACTGCTCTCGAAATGATTCATACGTATAGTTTAATTCATGATGATCTACCAGCAATGGATAACGATGACTATCGTCGCGGGAAATGGACCAATCATAAAGTATACGGTGATGCAACCGCTATTTTGGCAGGTGATGCTTTGTTAACCCTCGCTTTTTCTGTTTTAGCAGAAGATGCAAATTTGACTTTCGAAACGAGAATCGCTTTAATTAGTGAACTTAGTTTTAGTAGCGGGGCAGAAGGAATGGTCGGTGGTCAACAGGCAGATATGGAAGCAGAAAATAATCAAGTCACATTAGAAGAATTAGCCTCTATCCATGCAAGAAAAACCGGTGAATTATTAATTTTTGCAGTTACTTCTGCTGCTAAAATTGCCGAAGCGACACCAGAGCAAACAAAACGATTACGAATTTTTGCGGAAAACATTGGAGTTGGTTTTCAAATTAGCGATGATATTTTGGATGTCATTGGAGATGAAATGAAAATGGGTAAAAAGACAGGGGGGGATGCTTTTCTGAATAAAAGTACCTATCCTGGATTACTCACGTTAGATGGCGCTAAAAGGGCATTAAACGAGCATGTTTCAATAGCGAAGTTAGCGCTTTCAGGACACGGTTTTGATGATATCATTCTACTTAAACTTGCTGATTTAATCGCATTTAGAGAAAATTAA
- a CDS encoding rhodanese-like domain-containing protein, giving the protein MISWIIAITILVILLAYEIYQFVMRRKAVKVLTEEEFKQGYRKAQLIDVREPNEFDAGHILGARNIPVTQMKNRTTEIRQDLPVYLYCQTAQRSNRAAIMLYKRGYHNVYQLKGGFRKWKGKTKAK; this is encoded by the coding sequence TTGATTAGTTGGATTATAGCGATTACTATTCTGGTTATTCTTTTAGCATATGAAATTTACCAGTTTGTAATGCGTCGCAAAGCAGTAAAAGTTTTAACAGAGGAAGAATTTAAGCAAGGTTATCGCAAAGCGCAATTAATTGACGTTCGTGAGCCAAACGAATTCGATGCTGGTCATATTCTTGGAGCTAGAAATATTCCAGTAACACAAATGAAAAACCGTACGACAGAGATTCGCCAAGATTTACCAGTTTACCTATATTGCCAAACTGCTCAACGTAGTAACCGTGCAGCAATCATGCTATACAAACGTGGTTATCATAACGTTTACCAACTTAAAGGCGGCTTCCGTAAATGGAAAGGTAAAACAAAAGCTAAATAA
- the efp gene encoding elongation factor P: protein MISVNDFKTGLTIEVDNGIWRVLDFQHVKPGKGAAFVRSKLRNLRTGAIQEKTFRGGEKVAKAQIDNRKMAYLYADGSNHVFMDNESYEQIELPEDQIAHELKFLKENMEINIIMYQGETIGIDLPNTVELVVTATDPGIKGDTSSGGSKPATLETGLVVQVPFFVNEGDKLVINTTEAAYVSRA from the coding sequence ATGATTTCAGTAAATGACTTTAAAACAGGGTTAACGATAGAAGTAGATAATGGAATTTGGCGCGTGCTAGATTTCCAACATGTAAAACCTGGAAAAGGAGCAGCATTCGTACGTTCTAAATTGCGTAACCTTCGTACTGGTGCAATCCAAGAAAAAACATTCCGCGGTGGCGAAAAAGTAGCTAAAGCACAAATTGATAACCGTAAAATGGCTTACTTATACGCAGACGGCTCCAATCATGTTTTCATGGACAATGAGTCTTATGAACAAATTGAGCTTCCAGAAGACCAAATTGCGCATGAGCTTAAATTCTTAAAAGAAAATATGGAAATTAATATTATCATGTATCAAGGAGAAACAATCGGGATTGATTTACCAAATACGGTTGAATTGGTTGTTACTGCAACCGATCCGGGAATTAAAGGTGATACTTCTTCTGGTGGTTCTAAGCCAGCAACACTAGAAACTGGACTTGTTGTACAAGTACCGTTTTTCGTGAACGAAGGAGATAAATTAGTTATTAATACAACCGAAGCAGCATATGTTTCTCGGGCGTAA